The Podospora bellae-mahoneyi strain CBS 112042 chromosome 7, whole genome shotgun sequence genome includes a window with the following:
- a CDS encoding hypothetical protein (EggNog:ENOG503NY7Q; COG:S), translated as MLSRRLQPLVFLLLISFLSLSVFAQYDPIKDFCRRHGHQSAVVDNRLYIDGGLVNWKPFTSSSSNYTNPFLIFSDLSTETKDMPTLHANLSKNATVPSVMGGKLWEDSVNKRLYLYGGETYQAPPTNFLLYAYDILKDKWDSFGPPTGTAAIIPTSFGAGVSIPARGEAYYYGGFHNNGSVPGWTGPPRASNRLIKYDMDSNAWSNVTGPDDVRRAEGEMVFLPVGDAGMLVYFGGSQDLYGNGTLTPEPLDTIFLYDLANSKWYAQKATGRIPESRRRFCGGATWAQDQSSYNIYIYGGSGFPPSTAGFDDIYVLTIPSFQWIRGPYPKDSNVTGPFPKNMMSCNVVNNAQMVIIGGSNSNATGYECDVDTVGGQHNMNLGEENPENAIWARYQPKLTTYAVPTFIMSAVGGRNTGGARVLTPSGGFNAPDLSVLMTRKAVVSTRTPTRDVSPATSSPAPTGEGESAPPLSPGAIAGIAVGGAVVLIALLAGCCCFIRYRQKHYKGPRQPNQAIPPHGWGPSGPLTPASPAVTQISYARTVPTQPQSPVMLPSVPVYPPAELGANDNAHYRTARTSPASMAAKHDSSPWGTHASTPQTLEPPTPASGPYPARSPSYTERDPRDVQPGAPYWSTTPPQVQQPQFRPTQDAQGGNAWLGVQQTWHRPGSSH; from the exons ATGCTTTCCCGACGGCTTCAACCTCTCGTCTTTCTCTTGTTGATATCATTCTTGTCCCTGTCAGTTTTTGCACAGTATGATCCAATCAAGGATTTCTGCCGACGCCATGGACATCAGTCGGCCGTTGTCGACAATCGACTGTACATAGACGGCGGGTTGGTGAATTGGAAGCCATTcacctcgtcgtcttcaAATTACACAA ATCCGTTCCTTATATTTAGCGATCTCAGCACTGAGACCAAGGATATGCCCACGCTGCATGCCAACCTTTCCAAAAATGCGACAGTTCCAAGCGTCATGGGCGGCAAGTTGTGGGAGGATTCGGTCAACAAAAGATTGTACTTGTACGGCGGCGAAACCTACCAggcacccccaaccaacTTTCTCCTCTACGCCTATGACATTCTTAAGGACAAGTGGGATTCTTTCGGCCCGCCAACTGGAACGGCAGCTATTATCCCAACGAGCTTTGGAGCCGGTGTATCGATCCCGGCACGAGGAGAGGCGTATTATTATGGCGGCTTTCATAACAATGGCTCCGTACCGGGCTGGACAGGGCCGCCGCGTGCATCTAACAGACTGATCAAGTACGACATGGACAGCAACGCATGGAGCAATGTGACCGGCCCTGATGACGTGAGAAGGGCCGAAGGCGAGATGGTCTTTCTTCCCGTTGGTGACGCCGGCATGCTTGTCTATTTTGGTGGTAGTCAAGACTTGTACGGGAATGGGACCTTGACACCCGAGCCTTTGGACACCATCTTTCTCTACGACCTTGCTAACTCGAAATGGTATGCGCAAAAGGCAACTGGAAGGATACCAGAGAGTCGACGTCGATTCTGTGGAGGTGCTACCTGGGCTCAAGATCAGTCCAGTTACAACAT CTACATTTATGGCGGTTCCGGCTTCCCTCCAAGCACGGCAGGATTCGATGACATCTACGTCCTAACCATCCCGAGTTTCCAGTGGATCAGGGGTCCATATCCAAAGGACAGCAACGTCACTGGTCCGTTTCCAAAGAACATGATGAGCTGCAATGTTGTCAATAATGCTCAGATGGTCATTATCGGCGGCTCGAACTCCAACGCAACAGGTTACGAATGTGACGTAGACACGGTCGGGGGGCAGCACAACATGAATCTTGGTGAGGAGAACCCAGAGAATGCCATTTGGGCAAGATACCAACCAAAGCTTACGACATATGCCGTGCCTACTTTCATCATGTCGGCCGTGGGTGGCCGTAACACCGGAGGAGCTAGGGTTCTCACACCGTCCGGCGGCTTCAACGCGCCAGATCTCTCGGTGTTGATGACCAGGAAAGCCGTCGTATCAACTCGAACACCTACACGAGACGTCAGTCCTGCCACTTCCTCGCCTGCCCCGACCGGAGAAGGCGAATCCGCACCACCGTTGAGCCCCGGAGCCATTGCAGGGATTGCCGTCGGAGGCGCCGTGGTTCTCATCGCCCTTCTcgccggctgctgctgtttcATCCGTTATCGCCAAAAGCACTACAAGGGACCTCGCCAGCCAAACCAAGCCATCCCGCCTCACGGCTGGGGACCATCCGGGCCCCTCACGCCCGCATCTCCAGCCGTCACGCAAATTTCCTACGCCCGCACCGTTCCGACCCAACCGCAGTCGCCGGTGATGCTCCCATCGGTCCCGGTATACCCCCCAGCAGAACTCGGCGCAAATGACAATGCCCATTATCGGACAGCGAGAACAAGCCCAGCGAGTATGGCAGCGAAGCACGACAGCTCACCCTGGGGTACGCACGCGTCAACGCCGCAGACATTGGAGCCACCAACTCCGGCAAGCGGGCCTTATCCGGCACGATCCCCGTCGTACACGGAGCGGGATCCGAGAGATGTGCAACCGGGTGCTCCGTACTGGTCTACGACTCCGCCACAGGTACAGCAACCGCAGTTTCGACCAACGCAGGACGCTCAAGGTGGGAACGCGTGGTTGGGTGTTCAGCAGACATGGCACAGGCCAGGATCATCTCATTGA
- a CDS encoding hypothetical protein (COG:P; EggNog:ENOG503NY83), with the protein MNRPSRTDDDFEHPDWNQNPPFLAPDLTTCEDLNGIANAREQRNGASGGAASAFGVLNDEKGSFIKNCDKQTRAWGRNASAMSGHPPIAAPQTVLGGEGRACHSQPLIRPPSGWIGWLLSVVAVSTMVHVAGHGVPVMFSGGHPVETTTASSSAVVPRESSLLLKQLTKRQDSGRCGTNGNATADYNMPLHVGALVIILAVSGLACALPMIALKFPIIRIPERFFFAVRHFGTGVLLATAFVHLLPTAFISLGDPCLSSFWTDDYPAMPGAIALLGIFFVAVIEMVFSPARQYTPRPRRQAEDSDGSQAQEEPPHRHRSTSFGGHCSQAPVLAAITRPSGATRRESQAVVEPVSEESVAVGRETPAVSPDEKMRSKELLGSAVESQQVGLTEEQLHKKKILQCMLLEVGILFHSIFIGMALSVAVGGNFVVLLIAVAFHQTFEGLALGARIASINWQKGMLQPWFMVLAYGCTTPIGQAIGLATHTLYAPDSEFGLILVGTMNAISSGLLVFAALIELLAEDFLSDDSWATLRGRKRVAACFLVLFGAICMSLVGAWA; encoded by the exons ATGAACCGCCCTTCGAGAACAGACGATGACTTTGAGCATCCTGATTGGAACCAGAACCCGCCATTTCTCGCTCCCGACCTCACCACTTGCGAGGACCTCAATGGCATCGCAAACGCCCGCGAGCAGCGCAATGGCGCATCAGGAGGGGCAGCCAGTGCATTTGGGGTATTAAATGACGAGAAGGGGAGTTTTATCAAAAATTGCGACAAGCAAACCCGCGCTTGGGGGCGCAATGCCTCTGCAATGAGCGGTC ATCCGCCCATTGCAGCCCCCCAGACAGTGCTAGGTGGTGAAGGCCGAGCCTGTCATTCCCAGCCTCTGATCCGGCCCCCCTCGGGCTGGATTGGATGGCTTCTCTCTGTTGTCGCTGTGTCGACAATGGTGCACGTTGCCGGACACGGTGTACCGGTCATGTTTTCGGGTGGTCATCCCGTCGAGACGACCACCGCCAGTTCCAGTGCTGTTGTTCCCCGCGAATCTTCTCTGCTCTTGAAGCAGCTCACCAAGCGCCAGGACAGTGGTCGCTGCGGTACAAATGGCAATGCTACCGCCGACTACAACATGCCGCTTCATGTGGGCGCCCTGGTtatcatcctcgccgtctccGGACTGGCTTGCGCTCTGCCCATGATCGCCCTCAAGTTCCCCATCATTCGCATCCCCGAGCGCTTCTTTTTCGCTGTTCGTCATTTTGGTACCGGTGTCCTGCTCGCCACCGCTTTCGTGCATCTCCTCCCGACGGCTTTCATCTCTCTTGGCGACCCGtgcctctccagcttctggACTGATGACTACCCCGCTATGCCGGGGGCTATTGCCCTGCTTGGAATTTTCTTCGTGGCCGTCATAGAGATGGTGTTTAGCCCTGCTCGTCAGTACACCCCTCGTCCTAGGAGACAGGCCGAGGACAGTGATGGGTCACAGGCCCAAGAGGagcctcctcatcgtcaccgGTCTACGTCCTTTGGTGGCCACTGTTCCCAGGCACCAGTACTGGCTGCTATCACGAGGCCTTCGGGGGCCACTCGCCGGGAAAGccaggctgttgttgagcctgTTTCCGAGGAGAGTGTGGCGGTTGGGCGTGAAACCCCGGCCGTTTCCCCAGATGAGAAGATGAGGTCTAAGGAACTGCTTGGGAGCGCTGTGGAATCCCAGCAAGTCGGCCTTACTGAGGAGCAGCTacacaagaagaagatcttGCAGTGCATGCTTCTTGAGGTCGGCATCTTGTTTCACAGTATTTTCATTGGTATGGCGTTAAGTGTCGCCGTCGGCGGCAACTTTGTCGTCTTGTTAATTGCTGTTGCCTTTCACC AAACGTTTGAGGGTCTCGCATTGGGAGCTCGTATTGCCTCTATCAACTGGCAAAAGGGGATGTTGCAGCCATGGTTCATGGTGTTGGCTTATGGATGCAC GACACCTATTGGTCAAGCCATTGGTCTAGCCACCCACACGCTTTACGCCCCCGACTCTGAGTTTGGCCTGATCTTGGTGGGAACCATGAACGCCATCTCATCGGGACTGCTTGTTTTTGCCGCCCTCATCGAGTTGCTCGCGGAGGACTTTCTCAGTGATGACAGCTGGGCTACCCTCCGCGGTCGCAAGCGGGTTGCGGCCTGCTTCCTTGTGCTTTTTGGCGCCATTTGCATGAGTTTAGTAGGAGCCTGGGCTTAG
- a CDS encoding hypothetical protein (EggNog:ENOG503P27G; COG:Q) → MAVSLSLNFPPIKTLHRESYPAISPLKPENNQAGKTVLITGGAGGIGFAIATAFVQASSSHVIIVGRRQGFLQDGVKRLEAEARTAGTNTKISGYSSDVSSLEASQKLWAELKKDGIVVDVLVLNAVALGPGGTLVEANLEVVWKAYEVNVRSLLDHTQRFYNQEGKRQKYLVSVSSSMVHNLDNENSFLSAYGATKTAGQVLFQQIARDVDPARLQMISFHPGAIYSDGAREGGITKDMIDVWDDGMFCLSRSWINEGVEANLATAALPGNFAVWAATPAAKFLHGRFLAAWWDVNELKHDALQEKLNSEWHLLRVGVKGL, encoded by the exons ATGGCTGTTAGTCTCTCACTCAACTTTCCTCCCATCAAGACCTTGCATAGAGAGTCTTACCCAGCAATTTCCCCTCTCAAACCCGAAAACAATCAAGCGGGCAAAACAgtcctcatcaccggcggCGCAGGTGGCATCGGGTTTGCTATCGCGACGGCCTTTGTCCAGGCCTCGTCCTCGCATGTCATTATCGTTGGTCGGCGCCAAGGATTCCTCCAAGACGGCGTCAAGCGACTTGAAGCTGAGGCTCGGACTGCGGGGACCAACACCAAAATCAGCGGCTACTCCTCAGATGTTTCGAGCCTGGAAGCAAGCCAGAAGCTGTGGGCTGAATTGAAGAAGGATGGGATTGTCGTGGATGTCTTGGTGCTCAACGCCGTTGCTCTGGGCCCTGGCGGGACACTGGTGGAGGCCAACTTGGAAGTAGTATGGAAGGCATATGAGGTCAACGTTCGCTCGCTTCTGGACCATACCCAGCGATTTTATAACCAGGAAGGCAAAAGGCAAAAG TATCTGGTTAGTGTCTCTTCCTCCATGGTGCATAACCTGGACAATGAAAACTCCTTCTTGTCCGCGTACGGGGCAACGAAAACTGCGGGCCAAGTTTTGTTTCAGCAAATTGCCAGGGATGTAGACCCAGCAAGGCTGCAGATGATCAGCTTTCACCCCGGTGCCATCTACTCAGATGGGGCCCGAGAAGgtggcatcaccaaggacaTGATCGATGTGTGGGATGATGGTATGTTCTGTCTCTCCAGGTCTTGGATCAATGAGGGGGTCGAGGCTAACTTGGCAACAGCGGCGTTACCTGGTAACTTTGCCGTGTGGGCGGCCACACCCGCGGCCAAGTTCCTGCATGGCCGATTTCTGGCAGCCTGGTGGGATGTAAATGAGCTGAAGCACGATGCGCTTCAGGAAAAGCTCAATTCTGAGTGGCACCTGCTAAGGGTTGGTGTGAAAGGACTCTGA
- a CDS encoding hypothetical protein (EggNog:ENOG503P576; COG:S) codes for MTSGMLSWNTPLYIIAITQILTFSYSIMNQAANPTPTLRFGLEIELLLGPRKKGPSHSSWKSLAKDLSKRLAKAGIPNHVNDSNDKSAHNYREWSITQEVTIPSQPGKNLWGIELVSPVLSPLSTNFSPTLAIIFSLLHTHYTVFPSPHCSTHVHLSQSYPSPFTPFDLASLAKSCLYFEASLDRLFPSSRGEGYWCQSNRLNPALAGLILGECMSVIDGAYQDGDGVVEAMNLFPKESAYARAHGWKKDRVRGKVYKWDFTGMLSAPVNKGERQPRGTIEFRQPPGSVVAAEAEGYVILALAFTVGALAYGSSLRVETVGDSEHGGSMEELWALLVAGGSVLGWDSLGEVEGFFARVV; via the exons ATGACCTCTGGAATGTTGTCTTGGAACACCCCTTTGTACATTATTGCCATCACACAAATCCTCACTTTTTCTTACTCTATTATGAATCAAGCAGCCAACCCAACCCCGACCCTCCGCTTTGGTTTGGAGATTGAACTTCTCCTCGGCCCTCGCAAAAAAGGTCCCTCTCACTCCAGCTGGAAGTCCCTTGCCAAAGACCTCAGCAAACGCCTAGCCAAAGCCGGCATCCCAAACCACGTCAACGACTCCAATGACAAATCCGCTCACAACTACCGCGAGTGGTCCATCACTCAGGAAGTGACAATCCCCAGTCAGCCAGGAAAGAACCTCT ggggcatAGAGCTAGTCTCCCccgtcctctcccccctctccacaaacttctcccccaccctcgccatcatcttctccctcctccacacgCACTACAccgtcttcccctccccccactgCTCAACCCACGtccacctctcccagtcctacccctcccctttcaccCCCTTTGACCTCGCATCCCTTGCCAAATCCTGCCTCTACTTTGAAGCCAGTCTCGACCGgctcttcccctcctcccgcggGGAGGGCTACTGGTGCCAATCCAATCGGTTGAATCCCGCCCTCGCGGGGCTAATCTTGGGGGAGTGCATGTCTGTCATTGACGGCGCTTACCAGGACGGAGACGGTGTGGTGGAGGCGATGAATTTGTTTCCAAAGGAGTCTGCTTATGCGAGGGCGCAtgggtggaagaaggatagGGTTAGGGGGAAGGTGTACAAGTG GGACTTCACTGGGATGCTGTCGGCGCCGGTGAACAAAGGGGAGCGGCAGCCTCGGGGCACGATCGAGTTCAGACAGCCGCCTGGGAGcgtggttgctgctgaggcggaGGGGTATGTGATCCTCGCGTTGGCGTTTACTGTCGGGGCGCTGGCCTATGGGTCGAGCCTCAGGGTAGAGACTGTGGGAGACAGTGAACACGGGGGGAGTATGGAAGAGCTCTGGGCTCTGTTGGTGGCCGGGGGAAGTGTGTTGGGGTGGGATAGtcttggtgaggtggagggtttcTTTGCCAGGGTGGTGTAA
- the DOM34 gene encoding Translation factor pelota (EggNog:ENOG503NUSJ; BUSCO:EOG09262NB1; COG:J), with protein sequence MRFASPRQTVASIDETEGVGLIITEPEDLWHANNLIAIGDTVYAPTNRKVATETLTGSTFTQKVRIELAVKVTDTSFDPRASELRVAGTIVNENEIAAVGQYHTITLKHTDRDIKFTIWKEQGWDSVARALLAEAVSETANKDVVFAVVMQEGMANLCLITESRTLVKQRIEHTIPKKRSSRKEAEGGMSDFYGKILSAILSAIDFNERSGIPKQLLLASPGFVAHNFRDYMKEYAEKKANKPLARLATEAAVIHTSTGHVHSLNEVLKSPEAQRTMRDSKFTNETKLMDNFYQKLRQDDGRAWYGVQPVAKAIREGAVGRGGGVLMVNSAFFKSMDVAERQKYVALVDKVREDGGDVRLLSSDHESGQRLDALGGICALLTYPLHDLDEEDEEEDASAAGTTII encoded by the coding sequence ATGCGCTTCGCCTCACCTCGCCAGACGGTGGCCAGCATAGATGAGACCGAGGGGGTcggcctcatcatcactgagCCAGAGGATCTATGGCacgccaacaacctcatcgcAATTGGCGACACCGTCTATGCCCCCACCAACCGCAAGGTCGCCACCGAGACTCTCACAGGGTCAACATTCACTCAAAAAGTGCGCATCGAGCTGGCCGTCAAGGTCACCGACACCTCTTTTGACCCGCGCGCCTCGGAACTTCGCGTGGCGGGCACTATTGTCAACGAAAATGAAATCGCTGCCGTGGGACAGtaccacaccatcaccctcaagCACACTGATCGCGACATCAAGTTTACCATATGGAAGGAGCAAGGCTGGGACTCAGTGGCCCGCGCCCTGCTCGCAGAGGCTGTCAGCGAGACGGCCAACAAGGACGTGGTGTTTGCAGTGGTGATGCAGGAGGGAATGGCCAATCTCTGCCTGATCACCGAGTCAAGAACATTGGTCAAACAGAGGATCGAGCACACCATCCCCAAGAAGAGGTCGTCGcgcaaggaggccgagggaggcATGTCAGACTTTTACGGGAAGATTCTGTCAGCCATACTCAGCGCCATCGACTTCAACGAGCGCTCCGGCATCCCCAAGCAACTCCTACTCGCCAGTCCTGGCTTCGTCGCGCATAACTTTCGAGATTACATGAAGGAGTATGCCGAGAAGAAAGCGAACAAGCCACTGGCGCGGTTGGCTACCGAGGCGGCCGTGATCCACACGAGCACTGGACATGTGCACAGTCTCAACGAGGTGCTCAAGAGCCCCGAGGCACAACGAACCATGCGAGACTCCAAGTTCACCAACGAGACAAAGCTGATGGACAATTTCTACCAAAAGCTTCGGcaagatgatgggagggCGTGGTACGGTGTTCAGCCAGTCGCCAAGGCCATCAGAGAAGGTGCCGTGGGCCGTGGCGGCGGTGTGTTGATGGTGAACAGCGCCTTTTTCAAGAGCATGGACGTGGCGGAGCGGCAGAAATATGTTGCACTTGTCGACAAGGTCAGGGAAGATGGCGGCGACGTTAGACTGCTCAGCAGCGACCACGAGAGCGGCCAGCGGTTGGATGCATTGGGCGGGATCTGTGCGCTCCTGACATACCCGTTGCATGAtcttgacgaggaggatgaggaggaagatgcgTCGGCGGCGGGGACGACGATAATATGA
- a CDS encoding hypothetical protein (EggNog:ENOG503P3TJ), with protein sequence MRGRGLDKGRRDSKPDATCAAGDEDCFARLIVFGFERGNCWPHASLYTLELSSLHRLRNSDNPIIDSIADKGVQDQHNLTSGGLVAGFLWPSERTSCALIADDYEFDEKSGVVPDDLRARAGLSKPEPLRGPFVSGFLAVIEMSGSPSSDATSPPRPRLRRNRKRKTCIPCAKSKRKCDQSTPWCKRCVEKEIVCVYPPRRGGAMSLPIADDDEAVSRLLTEPERAPGASSTLTSDWFSTEKGKHPDISQAQTDLDPRCPPLLSPYQWFLSPGSWRRSTLLDAHIMSLPPELEVAISQDSLPNFIHKHQQWLQLWVKEGHSPLMHRHLYRDLMPECIRDAYTARAAYDLAATPAAKELSLRIIQDRAVDLIQSQPDSHLDHTNNTNTNLPLGSLDASNIMLGTFNHLARTQSLFVYELTQLFDGDIRSRDQAESYMETLHRWARQMLESARLDCTTGEVFEAYASSATSSGSSPSGNSDLIRGSKTGTSSNTAVGAITPPSSTHNPFALPPNPAPHTLWQVWVIAESVRRTYISVSFVRSVYQTIKTQWSVCPGGALFSGVNGLWDATTGREWCAALRKGNTLRGQKDGEGAMSPWALMQSLEVWKVLEYASPDEVDEFTVAVAEIGRGMEVVEQWIMEKSGMRGS encoded by the exons ATGCGAGGACGAGGCCTGGACAAAGGCCGTCGCGATAGCAAACCCGATGCCACCTGCGccgccggtgatgaggacTGTTTTGCCCGCTTGATTGTTTTCGGGTTTGAGAGGGGAAATTGCTGG CCACATGCCTCCCTTTATACTCTTGAGCTTTCATCGTTACACCGGCTTAGAAATTCAGATAACCCCATCATCGACTCCATTGCCGACAAAGGCGTACAAGACCAGCACAACTTAACAAGCGGTGGACTAGTTGCGGGCTTTCTGTGGCCGAGTGAGCGGACGAGTTGTGCGTTAATCGCCGATGATTATGAGTTTGATGAAAAATCTGGCGTTGTTCCAGATGACTTGCGGGCGAGAGCGGGTTTAAGCAAACCAGAGCCTCTCAGGGGGCCCTTTGTGTCTGG GTTTCTAGCTGTTATCGAAATGAGCGGCTCGCCTTCATCAGAtgcaacatcaccaccaaggccaCGGCTCCGGCGTAAtcggaaaagaaaaacatgCATCCCCTGTGCGAAGTCGAAGAGGAAATGCGACCAGTCTACGCCTTGGTGCAAGAGATGCGTCGAAAAAGAAATAGTCTGCGTCTATCCACCTCGTCGTGGCGGAGCAATGTCACTGCCAATTgctgacgacgatgaggctGTCTCACGGCTACTGACTGAGCCTGAAAGAGCTCCGGGAGCCTCCTCAACTCTAACCAGTGACTGGTTCAGTACAGAAAAAGGCAAGCACCCAGACATATCACAAGCACAAACAGACCTCGATCCGAGATGCCCACCACTGTTGTCGCCCTATCAATGGTTTCTTTCTCCTGGATCTTGGCGCCGTTCCACCCTGTTGGATGCGCACATCATGAGCCTGCCGCCCGAGCTCGAGGTAGCTATCAGCCAGGACTCTCTTCCCAACTTTATCCACAAGCACCAACAATGGCTTCAACTGTGGGTAAAAGAGGGCCACAGTCCTCTGATGCACCGCCATCTCTACCGGGACTTGATGCCCGAGTGCATACGAGATGCCTACACGGCGAGAGCAGCTTATGATCTGGCGGCCACCCCAGCAGCCAAAGAACTGTCCTTACGGATCATTCAAGATCGAGCAGTAGACCTCATTCAGAGCCAGCCAGACTCTCATCTCGACCACacaaacaacacaaacacaAATCTCCCTCTGGGAAGCCTCGATGCATCAAACATCATGCTGGGCACTTTCAACCACCTAGCCCGGACGCAATCTCTTTTCGTCTACGAGTTAACTCAGCTCTTTGACGGGGACATTCGCTCCAGAGACCAAGCAGAATCGTACATGGAGACGCTGCACCGCTGGGCGCGCCAGATGTTGGAGAGCGCAAGACTGGATTGCACCACAGGCGAGGTGTTTGAAGCCTATGCGTCGTCCGCGACTTCATCTGGCTCGTCGCCGTCCGGCAACAGTGACTTGATACGGGGCAGCAAAACAGGGACCAGCTCAAACACGGCTGTCGGTGCCATCACCCCACCGAGCAGTACGCACAACCCGTTCGCCCTCCCTCCTAACCCAGCACCGCACACACTCTGGCAGGTGTGGGTGATTGCCGAGTCGGTGAGGCGGACGTACATTTCTGTCAGTTTTGTCCGGTCTGTGTATCAGACCATCAAGACGCAGTGGTCGGTGTGTCCTGGGGGCGCTCTTTTCAGTGGGGTGAATGGGCTGTGGGATGCGAcgacggggagggagtggtgcGCGGCTCTCAGGAAGGGGAATACGCTGCGCGGTCAAAAGGATGGTGAAGGTGCCATGTCGCCTTGGGCGTTGATGCAGAGCCTGGAGGTTTGGAAAGTGTTGGAGTATGCGTCTCCggacgaggtggatgagttcactgtggctgttgctgagattggtagggggatggaggttgttgagcagTGGATTATGGAGAAGAGTGGCATGAGGGGCTCATGA